A genomic stretch from Sphaerodactylus townsendi isolate TG3544 linkage group LG15, MPM_Stown_v2.3, whole genome shotgun sequence includes:
- the FIZ1 gene encoding flt3-interacting zinc finger protein 1, with protein sequence MEDCDKQWPEGPGPLEAPGVGAAAGSVEECAVLYSDTEDDPSLLTDNGGGARAPFHCSECDKSFRYRSDLRRHFARHTELKPFQCPHCIKSFKHSFNLVNHIRSHTGERPYRCTMCPKGFRDSTGLLHHQVVHTGEKPYCCHVCELRFSSRSSLGRHLKRQHRASPAATAPQPPTPRCLACGKEQSPLGHLCSAGRGRAAPFGCGACGRHFQLASELRRHWLAHTDIKPFKCPECERDFNAASLLERHKLTHAKDRPPPCPVCAGKVLQSNKGLELDSLEEEQREREPEGEALQHSRGCPNRHSPDTRPPETLYQCECGTFFANGNTLAAHLTAHGGEPSFTCGICGQPFVNLQSLEEHQLSHAVAPTPGSGSELERHLLPQLDLRTFPSRPGKKLYKCSECEKYFRSPRDLDRHVLVHTGEKPYQCTECGKFFRHECYLKRHRLLHSGERPFKCTVCHKGFITLSNLSRHLKLHRGID encoded by the coding sequence ATGGAGGACTGTGATAAACAGTGGCCAGAGGGCCCCGGCCCCCTTGAGGCACCAGGAGTCGGCGCTGCTGCCGGATCTGTGGAAGAGTGCGCGGTTCTGTACTCTGATACCGAGGACGATCCGTCGCTCCTGACAGACAACGGTGGCGGCGCCCGGGCCCCTTTCCACTGCTCCGAGTGTGACAAGAGCTTCCGCTACCGCTCTGACCTGCGCCGCCATTTTGCCCGGCATACCGAACTGAAGCCTTTCCAGTGCCCTCACTGCATCAAGAGCTTCAAGCATTCCTTCAACCTGGTGAACCACATCCGGAGCCACACGGGGGAGCGCCCCTACCGCTGCACCATGTGCCCGAAAGGCTTCCGGGACTCCACCGGTCTTCTCCACCATCAAGTGGTGCACACCGGGGAGAAGCCGTACTGTTGCCACGTCTGCGAGCTGCGCTTCTCCTCCCGCAGCAGCTTGGGCCGTCACCTCAAGCGGCAGCATCGGGCGTCCCCCGCTGCCACGGCCCCTCAGCCCCCTACCCCGCGTTGCCTGGCCTGTGGCAAAGAGCAGAGCCCTCTGGGACACCTCTGCAGCGCCGGGCGAGGCCGGGCTGCCCCTTTCGGTTGCGGGGCCTGCGGGCGGCACTTCCAGTTGGCCTCGGAACTGCGACGCCATTGGCTGGCTCATACGGACATCAAGCCCTTTAAATGCCCGGAGTGTGAACGGGACTTTAATGCCGCCTCCTTGTTGGAGCGCCACAAACTGACTCATGCCAAGGACAGGCCACCCCCCTGCCCAGTCTGTGCTGGCAAAGTCCTGCAGAGCAACAAGGGGCTGGAGCTGGACAGCTTGGAAGAGGAGCAGAGAGAACGGGAGCCGGAGGGAGAGGCCCTGCAGCATAGCCGAGGCTGCCCGAATCGCCACTCGCCGGACACCCGGCCCCCGGAGACTTTGTACCAGTGCGAATGTGGGACCTTTTTTGCCAACGGCAACACCCTCGCCGCTCATTTGACCGCCCACGGGGGGGAGCCCTCCTTCACCTGTGGCATCTGTGGCCAGCCCTTCGTGAATTTACAGTCCCTGGAGGAGCACCAGCTCAGCCACGCCGTGGCCCCGACCCCCGGCTCAGGCAGCGAACTGGAGCGCCACCTCTTGCCCCAGCTGGACCTGCGGACGTTCCCGTCGCGGCCAGGCAAGAAACTCTACAAGTGCAGCGAGTGCGAGAAATACTTCCGCAGCCCCCGGGATCTGGACCGGCACGTCTTGGTGCACACCGGCGAGAAGCCCTATCAGTGTACCGAGTGCGGCAAGTTCTTCCGACACGAGTGCTACCTGAAACGGCACCGGCTGTTACACAGCGGCGAACGGCCTTTCAAGTGCACCGTCTGCCACAAAGGCTTCATCACTTTGAGCAACCTCTCGCGGCATCTTAAGCTGCACCGTGGGATTGACTAG
- the ZNF579 gene encoding zinc finger protein 579 — protein MESPELLPGPRAIPPKPATLETRQHPAHRCPACNKAFVSAAALRDHSCLAGGKSANSCPVCGKEFKFPYYLARHRLTHGRQKPFRCKLCHKTFSRSAHLARHKCPQAAKHSPGGPGGSRPLQEPGKFLPPEDPREKKVVAPQVGMNNGVTSVSAAPNQKRVLLQEDWTLLCLSCNEAFETKGELKAHTCFKEAASHDDTEEQEEAKLHQCGVCHKNFARPWSLARHYVVHTGEKPFSCPECGMAFRLASYLRQHSRMHAANRDCPLLGRSDAQEEEAASPTFASSPTGPSPKKAYGCSVCGKPFKSKYDLATHFLIHTGALPFQCSRCGKRFRRLSHLKQHHVTHTAARPFQCVMCQKEFKRLADLARHRQVHEGDKPHQCGVCHKFFSRSYSLLRHQRSHLPAMAAVARPDNYLSNSCFDSQDHSAFLGHEEGEEEEEGEEGVGNPTEASCSS, from the coding sequence ATGGAGTCTCCTGAGCTGCTGCCTGGACCACGGGCTATACCCCCCAAGCCTGCCACGCTTGAAACTCGCCAGCATCCCGCCCACCGTTGCCCGGCTTGTAACAAGGCCTTCGTTTCTGCTGCGGCTCTGCGGGATCACAGCTGCCTGGCTGGAGGCAAGAGCGCGAATTCCTGCCCCGTTTGCGGGAAAGAGTTCAAATTCCCTTACTACCTAGCCCGCCACCGTCTGACCCACGGCAGACAAAAGCCCTTCCGGTGCAAACTCTGCCACAAAACCTTCAGCCGTTCGGCCCACCTGGCGCGCCACAAATGCCCCCAAGCTGCCAAGCATTCTCCGGGTGGCCCTGGAGGCTCCCGCCCCTTACAAGAGCCGGGTAAATTTCTCCCGCCAGAGGACCCGCGTGAGAAGAAGGTGGTGGCGCCTCAGGTCGGCATGAACAACGGCGTGACATCTGTCTCCGCCGCCCCGAATCAGAAGCGGGTGCTCCTGCAGGAAGACTGGACTTTGCTGTGCCTCTCTTGCAACGAAGCTTTTGAGACCAAGGGTGAGCTGAAGGCCCACACGTGTTTCAAGGAGGCGGCGAGCCACGATGACacggaggagcaggaggaggccaAGCTGCACCAGTGTGGCGTTTGCCACAAGAACTTTGCTCGGCCGTGGTCCCTGGCCCGGCACTATGTGGTCCACACTGGCGAAAAGCCGTTCTCTTGCCCTGAGTGTGGGATGGCCTTCCGCCTCGCCTCCTACCTCAGGCAGCACAGCCGGATGCACGCGGCCAACAGGGACTGCCCTCTGCTCGGCCGGTCCGACGCCCAGGAAGAGGAAGCAGCGTCCCCCACGTTCGCTTCCTCTCCCACGGGGCCGTCCCCCAAGAAGGCCTACGGATGTAGTGTTTGCGGCAAGCCCTTCAAGAGCAAATATGACCTAGCCACGCATTTCCTCATCCACACGGGCGCCCTGCCGTTTCAGTGCAGCCGCTGTGGGAAACGCTTCCGCCGCCTTTCCCACCTCAAGCAGCACCACGTGACCCACACGGCCGCCCGCCCCTTCCAGTGCGTCATGTGCCAGAAGGAGTTCAAGCGCCTGGCCGACTTGGCGCGCCACCGGCAAGTCCACGAAGGAGACAAGCCACACCAGTGTGGCGTCTGCCACAAGTTCTTCTCCCGCTCCTACAGCCTCTTGAGGCACCAACGAAGCCATCTGCCAGCAATGGCCGCCGTCGCTCGACCGGACAACTACCTCAGCAACTCCTGCTTTGACAGTCAGGACCACTCAGCTTTCCTGGGCcatgaggaaggggaggaggaagaggaaggggaggaaggagtgggaAACCCAACAGAGGCTTCCTGTAGCTCATGA
- the LOC125444596 gene encoding LOW QUALITY PROTEIN: histone H1.2-like (The sequence of the model RefSeq protein was modified relative to this genomic sequence to represent the inferred CDS: inserted 2 bases in 1 codon), with amino-acid sequence MSRPPPEAPRPXRPAAQGPAKKAPAAPKKTPAAAAKKPRKAAGPSVTELLTKAVAASKERHGVSLAALKKVLAAAGYDVDKNNSRIKIGLKSLVTKGTLLQTKGTGLRLLPGINKQADASRGQGTPGTGGRRRRQPAAKKTKAAAKKPAAAAAKKTIKKAPLKEPKKPAPKKTKAPAKKPAPAKSPKKAKAPAKTKKTKAAAKSPAKPKAAKPKPKVAKTKKAAPKKK; translated from the exons ATGTCGAGACCGCCCCCAGAAGCGCCGCGCCC CCGCCCCGCCGCCCAGGGCCCCGCCAAGAAGGCGCCGGCCGCCCCCAAGAAGacacccgccgccgccgccaagaAGCCCCGCAAGGCGGCCGGACCCAGCGTCACCGAGCTCCTCACCAAGGCCGTCGCCGCCTCCAAGGAGCGACACGGCGTCTCGCTCGCCGCCCTCAAGAAGGTCCTCGCCGCCGCCGGCTACGACGTCGACAAGAACAACAGCCGCATCAAGATCGGCCTCAAGAGCCTCGTCACCAAAGGGACCCTCCTGCAGACCAAGGGCACCGGCCTCCGGCTCCTTCCGGGAATCAACAAACAGGCAGACGCCTCCCGCGGCCAAGGGACCCCAGGGACCggaggccgccgccgccggcagCCCGCCGCCAAGAAAACCAAGGCCGCCGCCAAGaagcccgccgccgccgccgccaagaAGACCATCAAGAAGGCGCCCCTCAAGGAGCCCAAGAAGCCCGCGCCCAAGAAGACCAAGGCCCCGGCCAAGAAGCCCGCGCCCGCCAAGAGCCCCAAGAAGGCCAAGGCCCCCGCCAAGACCAAGAAGACCAAGGCCGCCGCCAAGAGCCCGGCCAAGCCCAAGGCCGCCAAGCCCAAGCCCAAGGTGGCCAAGACCAAGAAGGCGGCGCCCAAGAAGAAGTGA
- the LOC125444598 gene encoding histone H4, with protein sequence MSGRGKGGKGLGKGGAKRHRKVLRDNIQGITKPAIRRLARRGGVKRISGLIYEETRGVLKVFLENVIRDAVTYTEHAKRKTVTAMDVVYALKRQGRTLYGFGG encoded by the coding sequence ATGTCTGGTCGTGGAAAGGGCGGtaaaggtttggggaaggggggagccaAGCGGCATCGTAAGGTCCTCCGTGATAACATTCAAGGCATTACCAAGCCTGCTATCCGCCGTTTGGCTCGACGAGGTGGTGTGAAGCGTATTTCAGGGTTGATCTATGAAGAGACACGTGGTGTGCTGAAAGTTTTCCTGGAGAATGTAATCCGAGATGCTGTCACTTACACCGAGCACGCCAAGAGGAAGACCGTGACTGCTATGGATGTGGTCTATGCTCTGAAGAGGCAGGGTCGTACCCTGTATGGGTTCGGAGGTTGA
- the LOC125444597 gene encoding histone H3: MARTKQTARKSTGGKAPRKQLATKAARKSAPATGGVKKPHRYRPGTVALREIRRYQKSTELLIRKLPFQRLVREIAQDFKTDLRFQSSAVMALQEASEAYLVGLFEDTNLCAIHAKRVTIMPKDIQLARRIRGERA; this comes from the coding sequence ATGGCCCGAACCAAGCAGACCGCCCGTAAGTCCACCGGTGGGAAGGCGCCCCGAAAGCAGCTGGCTACCAAAGCCGCGCGTAAAAGCGCGCCGGCGACTGGCGGCGTGAAGAAGCCGCATCGTTACCGGCCCGGGACCGTGGCTTTGCGGGAGATCCGGCGCTACCAGAAGTCCACGGAGCTGCTGATCCGCAAGTTGCCCTTCCAGCGCCTGGTGCGCGAGATCGCGCAGGATTTCAAGACGGACCTGCGCTTCCAGAGCTCGGCCGTGATGGCCCTGCAGGAGGCCAGCGAGGCTTACCTGGTGGGCCTGTTCGAGGACACCAACCTGTGCGCCATCCACGCCAAGCGCGTCACCATCATGCCCAAGGACATCCAGCTGGCCCGCCGCATCCGCGGGGAGAGGGCTTAA
- the LOC125444309 gene encoding histone H1-like, with protein sequence MSETAPEAPAPAAPPPKAPAKKAPAAPKKTPAAAAKKPRKAAGPSVTELLTKAVAASKERHGVSLAALKKVLAAAGYDVDKNNSRIKIGLKSLVTKGTLLQTKGTGASGSFKINKKQADASAAKGPKDKAAAAKKKQPAAKKTKAAAKKPSAAAAKKTIKKAPLKKSPKKPAPKKTKAPAKKPAPAKSPKKAKAPAKTKKTKAAAKSPAKPKAAKPKPKVAKTKKAAPASQRETLALLPAAATPKALFRATHKIPERAELPPLQCFHASQQQGQCFGYEPWAAGRPFGGASSDAPHRPTAGPSTRKSPSPVLPPPSFFLAKETFQPFQKNMWWLLKEPLGHRDGT encoded by the exons ATGTCCGAGACCGCCCCCGAAGCGCCCGCGCCCGCCGCCCCGCCGCCCAAGGCCCCCGCCAAGAAGGCGCCGGCCGCCCCCAAGAAGacacccgccgccgccgccaagaAGCCCCGCAAGGCGGCCGGACCCAGCGTCACCGAGCTCCTCACCAAGGCCGTCGCCGCCTCCAAGGAGCGACACGGCGTCTCGCTCGCCGCCCTCAAGAAGGTCCTCGCCGCCGCCGGCTACGACGTCGACAAGAACAACAGCCGCATCAAGATCGGCCTCAAGAGCCTCGTCACCAAAGGGACCCTCCTGCAGACCAAGGGCACCGGCGCCTCCGGCTCCTTCAAGATCAACAAGAAGCAGGCAGACGCCTCCGCAGCCAAGGGACCCAAGGACAAGGCCGCCGCCGCCAAGAAGAAGCAGCCCGCCGCCAAGAAAACCAAGGCCGCCGCCAAGAagccctccgccgccgccgccaagaAGACCATCAAGAAGGCGCCCCTCAAGAAGAGCCCCAAGAAGCCCGCGCCCAAGAAGACCAAGGCCCCGGCCAAGAAGCCCGCGCCCGCCAAGAGCCCCAAGAAGGCCAAGGCCCCCGCCAAGACCAAGAAGACCAAGGCCGCCGCCAAGAGCCCGGCCAAGCCCAAGGCCGCCAAGCCCAAGCCCAAGGTGGCCAAGACCAAGAAGGCGGCGCCTGCCAGCCAGCGGGAGACCCTCGCCCTcctccccgccgccgccaccccaaAGGCTCTTTTCAGAGCCACCCACAAAATCCCCGAAAGAGCTGAACTCCCTCCTCTCCAATGCTTTCACGCCTCGCAGCAGCAGGGCCAGTGCTTTGGCTACGAGCCCTGGGCAGCCGGCCGCCCCTTCGGGGGGGCAAGCTCAGACGCCCCTCACAGGCCCACAGCGGGGCCCAGCACTCGGAAATCACCTTCCCCAGTCCTTCCACCCCCCT CTTTCTTCCTGGCAAAGGAGACATTTCAGCCTTTTCAAAAGAATATGTGGTGGCTCTTAAAAGAGCCTTTGGGTCATAGAGATGGGACGTGA